GAGGAATTGATAGTGCTACGATAGTGTCTCTTATGCAGGATGTTTCAGATCAGAAGATCAAGACTTTCACCATTGGATTTGATAATCCTAAATATAACGAGGCTGATTATGCCAGAGATATCTCTAACCATTTAGGTACAGATCACACAGAGATGATCATCTCGGAAAAAGAGATGCAGGAAGCAATTCCGCAAATGGGATACTATTTCTCTGAGCCATTTGGCGATGCTTCAATGATTCCAACTTACTTTGTCAGCAAGATAGCAAGACAGAAGGTTACAGTTTCCCTAAGCGGAGATGCGGGTGATGAGCTGTTCTGTGGCTATGAAGGCTATTGGAAGTGCGATGGATTCTGGGATAAGATAAACAAAATCCCTATGGGGTTAAGATACGCCGGGGCAGCAGTTCTTTCTCCTTTTGATAGTATCAGCAATCCTAAACTTCACAGGATAATAGGAACACTCCAGGCGCAGAATATATGCCAGTTAAAGGATGTAATCTTTGACAGGAAGCATGTTGGACTTGAAAAGGTGGTAACAGGTAGTGACCTTAAAAACCAGTTACAAAGTATCCTTTCTGACAAAGTCTCAGACATGGAGCTCTACGATATGCTCTTTTACCATCCTGACGACATTCTGGTTAAGGTTGACCGTGCCGGAATGGCAGTGTCTCTTGAGAACAGAGTGCCAATGCTGGATAGAGATGTCATTGAGTTTGCATGGAGAATTCCAACTCAGTATAAATACAGCGATGGAGTCAGCAAGCGTGTTCTGAGAAACATCTTGTACAAGTATGTTCCTCAGGAAATGATGGAGAGGCCTAAACAGGGCTTTGCTGTTCCACTTGAGAAGTGGCTTAAGGAAGGTCAGACAAGAGAGTGGGCGCAGGAAATGATTGATAACAGTAAGCTCATTCGTGATGGAATACTGGATGGTAAGATTGTCAGATATTGTTGGAATCATATAGCCGAGAATCCAGGCTACACCAAGCTTGTATGGAACATGCTTATGGCAGAGCAGTGGTATCGCGGTTGAGCATAGCCTATAAACATGCTAAAATACTAGTCGGAGGATGATTGAAGATGCAGGTTGTTAAGTATATGTTCCAGCCACACGGCGATGACAGAGGTCAGCTTGTGGCGCTTGAGGAATTTAAGGATATACCATTTCAGATAAAAAGGGTTTATTACATGTACGATACAGTTTCTGGTGTTGTAAGAGGCAAACACGCGCACAAGAAGTTGGAGCAGATTCTCGTATGTATTCATGGAAGCTGCAAGATCAAGCTTGATAATGGTTCAGAGACCAAGGTGGTTCCTTTGGAGAAGCCTTACGA
The sequence above is a segment of the Butyrivibrio proteoclasticus B316 genome. Coding sequences within it:
- the asnB gene encoding asparagine synthase (glutamine-hydrolyzing) — protein: MCGIAGFYNNKINRAEVIKKMTDRMVHRGPDAQGHWLDEQSGWTLGHRRLSILDLSESGAQPMVSHSGRLVISYNGEIYNVKELKNKLINDAAISNTSVSFRGTSDTEVLLEGIECYGIKETLKICKGMFAIAVYDREKKTLQLSRDRVGEKPLYYGRVQAEGGESFFAFASDIALFKEIPGFRNEMNMDALSYYMLHSYIPAPMSIYQGINKLMPGTILTLRNPDSEPEIEQYWSMVDAAKVGQNNLFTGSEEEATKELERLLRSSISDQMIADVPLGAFLSGGIDSATIVSLMQDVSDQKIKTFTIGFDNPKYNEADYARDISNHLGTDHTEMIISEKEMQEAIPQMGYYFSEPFGDASMIPTYFVSKIARQKVTVSLSGDAGDELFCGYEGYWKCDGFWDKINKIPMGLRYAGAAVLSPFDSISNPKLHRIIGTLQAQNICQLKDVIFDRKHVGLEKVVTGSDLKNQLQSILSDKVSDMELYDMLFYHPDDILVKVDRAGMAVSLENRVPMLDRDVIEFAWRIPTQYKYSDGVSKRVLRNILYKYVPQEMMERPKQGFAVPLEKWLKEGQTREWAQEMIDNSKLIRDGILDGKIVRYCWNHIAENPGYTKLVWNMLMAEQWYRG
- a CDS encoding sugar 3,4-ketoisomerase, which codes for MQVVKYMFQPHGDDRGQLVALEEFKDIPFQIKRVYYMYDTVSGVVRGKHAHKKLEQILVCIHGSCKIKLDNGSETKVVPLEKPYEGLYISNDMWREMYDFSPDAVLMVLASELYDESDYIRDYDEFLAMTRQKIEVGKQEK